The following are from one region of the Hymenobacter sp. YIM 151858-1 genome:
- a CDS encoding 7TM diverse intracellular signaling domain-containing protein: MKYLLLGVYLCLSTTWAAAAPRPGVLVVEDTARVYQLRTQGSVLATSQPLSLAQVRSASWHNRFAPATQAAGAPTATELWWRFNITSVAHPATHWVLSTNTEYMDGLDVYVVPANGQVQHQRMSTALPHKQTHALRTRYFNLGLSLPPGQVVTVYLRAPAQQVVYPTLAEQAHLLQQYREADWAMGPYFGILLALLAYNLLLYVSVRDRSYLLYVLYVGFFAALQFDMTGYWRQVWPNNWSGFALDMRQNLVLACTIFFGTLTARAFLDSWRLLPRFDKVLKLTLLVAWLPLASGFFANPNHAIWWQALPALWTCVVLLAAGVLVLRTGYRPARYYMAGWTLLLVAVANFYLGLLGITPRTGFWAAHGVHVASALEMLLLSFGFADRINLAKHDKELAQEAAMHALQQKEAAQSQALAALRETQRAQEVALVLSREKEELQERTNHELAERAAELQHAYQELHESIRTSHHLQELDELKTKFFTNISHELRTPLTLIISPLEQLLSEAQQHPRLPAPPEYALMLRNARRLLQLINQLLDIARLEAGQMHLGAAPADMVRTVRTGVSSFESLAVSHGVALRFETELESLEVYLDADQFDKILYNLLGNAFKFTPAGGEVLVSVGQQAGRAVLRVQDTGVGIPAEHVPLIFDRFHQVDDTHTRRHEGSGIGLALVKELVALHHGNIRVLSALGEGTTFVVELPLGKAHLQPNELRAAAAASATGLAAPLPDFIDQPDTNLPVAPADARPLVLVVEDNPEVRDYIRTCLAAEFRVRTANDGAHGLALLKDLEPDLVVSDLMMPQLDGLELCRRLRADEHTSHIPVILLTARAGDEARLTSFGLGADEYLTKPFHPEELRVRIHNLVQQRRLLRQRFGREVTLQPRDISITSADETFLNRAMGVVEQHMADTGFSVERFADEMAMSRVQLHRKLKALTDQSTSEFVRTVRLRRAAVLLQAHAGNVAEVAEAVGFANLSYFSKCFRELYQQSPSEYAAQAITTT; this comes from the coding sequence CACCTAGGCCCGGTGTATTGGTGGTGGAAGACACCGCGCGAGTGTACCAGCTGCGCACGCAAGGCTCTGTACTGGCCACGAGCCAGCCCTTGAGCCTCGCTCAGGTACGCTCGGCCAGCTGGCACAACCGGTTTGCGCCAGCTACCCAGGCTGCCGGGGCGCCAACCGCAACTGAGCTGTGGTGGCGCTTTAACATTACTTCCGTGGCTCATCCGGCGACGCACTGGGTGCTGAGCACGAACACGGAGTACATGGACGGGCTGGATGTGTACGTGGTGCCGGCCAATGGGCAAGTGCAGCATCAGCGCATGAGCACGGCCTTGCCGCACAAGCAAACCCATGCCCTGCGTACGCGCTACTTTAACCTAGGGCTGAGTTTGCCACCTGGGCAAGTTGTAACGGTGTACCTCAGAGCTCCGGCTCAACAAGTAGTGTACCCCACCCTGGCGGAGCAGGCGCATTTACTACAGCAATACCGCGAAGCCGACTGGGCAATGGGCCCTTATTTCGGCATTTTGCTGGCGCTGCTGGCCTACAACCTGCTCCTGTATGTGTCCGTCCGCGACAGAAGCTATTTGCTGTACGTGCTCTACGTAGGCTTTTTTGCCGCGCTGCAGTTTGATATGACGGGTTATTGGCGGCAAGTGTGGCCCAACAACTGGTCGGGTTTTGCCCTGGATATGCGTCAGAACCTGGTGCTGGCCTGCACCATCTTCTTCGGCACGCTCACGGCTCGGGCTTTTCTGGATTCGTGGCGCCTGTTGCCGCGCTTTGATAAAGTTCTGAAGCTTACGTTGCTGGTGGCATGGCTGCCTTTGGCCAGCGGCTTCTTCGCCAACCCCAACCACGCAATTTGGTGGCAAGCCCTGCCCGCCCTCTGGACGTGCGTAGTGCTTTTGGCGGCTGGGGTGCTGGTGTTGCGCACCGGCTACCGCCCAGCCAGGTACTACATGGCTGGCTGGACGCTCCTGCTCGTGGCGGTGGCCAATTTTTACCTAGGGCTGCTGGGCATTACGCCCCGTACCGGATTTTGGGCCGCGCACGGCGTGCACGTAGCCTCTGCCTTGGAGATGTTGCTGCTGTCGTTTGGCTTTGCCGACCGCATCAACCTGGCCAAGCACGACAAAGAATTGGCGCAGGAGGCGGCCATGCATGCGCTGCAGCAAAAAGAAGCGGCCCAAAGCCAAGCACTGGCCGCCCTACGCGAAACCCAACGTGCGCAGGAAGTAGCGCTGGTATTATCGCGCGAAAAGGAGGAATTGCAGGAGCGCACCAACCACGAGTTGGCCGAACGTGCGGCGGAGCTGCAACATGCTTACCAAGAGCTGCACGAAAGCATCCGCACGTCGCACCACTTGCAGGAGCTTGATGAACTCAAAACCAAGTTCTTCACCAATATTTCGCACGAGCTGCGCACACCGCTTACCCTTATCATCAGCCCGCTGGAGCAACTACTCAGCGAGGCACAACAACACCCCCGGCTGCCCGCTCCGCCCGAGTACGCGCTGATGCTGCGCAACGCCCGCCGGCTGCTGCAGCTCATCAATCAGTTGCTCGATATTGCTCGGCTGGAAGCAGGCCAGATGCACCTAGGCGCCGCGCCCGCCGACATGGTGCGCACGGTACGAACAGGGGTATCGTCGTTCGAGTCGTTGGCGGTGTCGCATGGAGTGGCCTTGCGTTTCGAAACAGAACTGGAAAGCCTGGAAGTGTACCTCGATGCCGACCAGTTCGACAAAATCCTGTACAACTTGCTTGGTAACGCATTCAAGTTTACGCCCGCCGGTGGCGAGGTACTCGTGAGCGTGGGCCAGCAAGCCGGGCGGGCAGTGCTGCGCGTGCAGGATACCGGCGTGGGCATACCCGCCGAGCACGTACCGCTTATCTTCGACCGGTTTCATCAGGTTGATGACACCCACACCCGCCGGCACGAAGGCTCGGGCATTGGGCTGGCACTGGTAAAAGAATTGGTAGCCCTCCACCACGGCAACATTCGCGTGCTGAGCGCCCTAGGTGAGGGAACCACCTTTGTGGTGGAGCTGCCGCTGGGCAAGGCCCACTTGCAGCCCAACGAGCTACGCGCCGCAGCCGCTGCATCTGCCACCGGTTTGGCCGCGCCCCTCCCCGATTTTATCGACCAACCCGATACCAACTTGCCGGTGGCGCCTGCCGATGCGCGCCCGTTGGTGCTGGTGGTAGAAGACAACCCCGAAGTACGCGACTACATCCGTACGTGCCTGGCCGCCGAGTTTAGGGTGCGTACGGCCAACGACGGTGCTCACGGACTGGCCTTGCTGAAGGACCTTGAGCCGGACTTGGTTGTTTCCGATCTGATGATGCCGCAGCTGGATGGGCTTGAGCTATGCCGGCGCCTGCGCGCAGACGAGCACACTTCCCATATTCCGGTGATACTGCTCACGGCCCGGGCGGGCGACGAAGCTCGCCTGACCAGCTTTGGCCTGGGTGCCGATGAGTACCTGACGAAACCTTTTCATCCGGAGGAGCTGCGCGTGCGCATTCATAACCTGGTGCAGCAGCGCCGGCTGTTGCGGCAGCGCTTTGGCCGCGAGGTTACGCTGCAGCCGCGCGACATCAGCATCACCTCAGCCGACGAAACGTTCCTCAACCGTGCCATGGGCGTGGTGGAACAACACATGGCCGATACCGGGTTCAGCGTAGAGCGGTTTGCCGACGAAATGGCCATGAGCCGTGTGCAGCTGCACCGCAAGCTGAAAGCCCTTACCGACCAATCCACCTCGGAGTTTGTGCGCACGGTTCGGTTGCGCCGGGCGGCGGTGCTGCTGCAGGCCCACGCCGGCAACGTGGCCGAAGTGGCGGAGGCGGTGGGGTTTGCCAACCTTTCCTACTTCAGCAAATGCTTCCGCGAGCTGTACCAACAGTCGCCATCGGAATACGCGGCGCAGGCAATTACCACCACCTGA
- a CDS encoding OmpA family protein: MKSFLLILGTLLLYPALSQAQYGILERAVQRAAERKIEAAVERKITERTGDYYTQLLENGRIVSHTIQFEEGSATLLPDSQPFVKGLADMLRRDAAIRVRIEAHTLLGGDAAANQKLSQRRADAVRAALVALGIDGTRLAAKGLGASQPLYSEPDDEYAPLNQRVELVKL; the protein is encoded by the coding sequence ATGAAATCGTTTCTGCTCATTCTGGGTACGCTGCTGCTGTACCCGGCGCTGTCGCAAGCCCAATACGGCATTCTGGAGCGGGCCGTGCAGCGCGCCGCCGAACGCAAGATCGAAGCCGCCGTGGAGCGCAAAATCACCGAGCGTACCGGCGACTATTATACCCAGCTGCTCGAAAACGGCCGCATCGTATCGCACACCATTCAGTTTGAAGAAGGCTCGGCCACGCTCCTGCCCGATTCGCAGCCTTTTGTGAAAGGCCTGGCCGATATGCTGCGCCGCGACGCCGCCATCCGCGTGCGCATCGAGGCCCATACGCTGCTCGGCGGCGATGCGGCGGCCAACCAAAAACTCTCGCAGCGCCGCGCCGACGCCGTGCGCGCTGCTTTGGTAGCACTCGGCATCGATGGCACCCGCCTGGCCGCCAAAGGCCTGGGGGCCTCGCAGCCCCTCTACTCCGAACCCGACGACGAGTACGCTCCGCTCAACCAGCGCGTGGAACTCGTGAAGCTGTAA
- the mscL gene encoding large conductance mechanosensitive channel protein MscL yields the protein MGFVSEFKEFISKGNVLDLAVGVIIGASFGRIVTSLTDDIIMPVLSLFTRGIDFKQMFVSLDGNHYETLEAAQAAKAATLNYGNFINALIYFLVIAFVIFWVVKLANRFKKPAPVAVVSEPAPTKEAILLAEIRDALRARA from the coding sequence ATGGGTTTCGTTTCCGAGTTCAAAGAGTTCATCTCGAAGGGCAATGTGCTCGACCTCGCCGTTGGTGTAATCATCGGCGCTTCGTTCGGCCGTATCGTGACGTCGCTTACCGACGACATCATCATGCCGGTGCTGAGCCTGTTCACGCGCGGCATCGATTTCAAGCAGATGTTCGTGTCGCTCGACGGCAACCACTACGAAACCCTGGAGGCAGCGCAGGCCGCCAAAGCCGCCACGCTCAACTACGGCAACTTCATCAATGCCCTTATTTACTTCCTGGTCATTGCCTTTGTCATCTTTTGGGTGGTGAAGCTGGCCAACCGTTTCAAGAAGCCCGCCCCGGTGGCCGTGGTTTCGGAGCCTGCACCCACGAAAGAGGCAATTCTGCTGGCCGAAATCCGCGACGCGCTCCGGGCACGTGCCTAG
- a CDS encoding enoyl-CoA hydratase/isomerase family protein, with protein sequence MLPELENLALDRTDDGILTITLNRPSKLNALNAATIEEIGQAIQFALDEPSVRGVILTGAGEKAFVAGADIAELSALSEPLARRTAERGQEVFCTIEESNKPVIAAVNGFALGGGCELAMACHIRVASDNARFGQPEVNLGLIPGYGGTQRLTQLVGKAKALELMMTADQVKADEALRLGLVNHVVPQAELLGFCRQLLGRILTKAPLAVGQVIDCVNAYFEPERHGYQTEVNAFARCFASEDFKEGTQAFLEKRPAAFRGE encoded by the coding sequence ATGCTTCCAGAACTCGAAAACCTTGCGCTCGACCGCACCGACGACGGCATTCTGACCATCACGCTCAACCGCCCCAGCAAACTCAACGCCCTGAACGCGGCCACCATCGAGGAAATCGGCCAAGCCATTCAGTTTGCCCTCGACGAGCCCTCCGTGCGCGGCGTAATCCTGACCGGCGCCGGCGAAAAGGCGTTTGTAGCCGGGGCCGACATTGCCGAGCTTTCGGCCCTGAGCGAGCCGCTGGCCCGCCGCACGGCCGAGCGCGGGCAAGAGGTGTTTTGCACCATCGAGGAAAGCAACAAGCCCGTAATTGCGGCCGTCAACGGCTTTGCCCTAGGTGGCGGTTGCGAGTTGGCCATGGCCTGCCACATTCGGGTCGCCTCCGACAATGCCCGCTTCGGCCAGCCCGAAGTAAACCTAGGGCTGATTCCGGGCTACGGCGGCACGCAGCGCCTTACCCAACTGGTAGGCAAAGCCAAGGCCTTGGAACTAATGATGACGGCTGACCAAGTGAAAGCCGACGAGGCCCTGCGCCTGGGTTTGGTAAACCACGTGGTGCCGCAGGCCGAGCTGCTGGGCTTCTGCCGCCAGCTGCTGGGCCGCATCCTCACCAAAGCCCCGCTGGCCGTGGGCCAGGTAATCGACTGCGTGAATGCGTACTTCGAGCCCGAGCGCCACGGCTACCAAACCGAGGTAAACGCCTTTGCCCGCTGCTTTGCCTCCGAAGACTTCAAAGAAGGCACCCAGGCTTTCCTGGAAAAGCGCCCGGCAGCGTTCCGGGGCGAGTAA
- a CDS encoding lipopolysaccharide biosynthesis protein, translating into MSGLAKRLASQTAIYGISSIVGRVLNFLLTPLYTGRFAPAAFGIITGLFAYMSFLNVVFTYGMETTYLRFANRPGTDRRDLYDRVLTLLLLSSVVLTALLIALAPTLMRLLGIPPGSERYAVWLALILGLDAVAAIPFARLRLENKAVKFASIRMANILLNVGLNLFFLVLCPDVLAGKYLTGLAPLLRPLYDPNIGVGYVFLSNLAASAFTLLLLGRELLDFRPRLGVTYLGPLWRYAYPIMLMGLAGMVNETLDRVLLARWLPEGFYPGRSSLAAVGIYGACYKLAILMSLVIQAFKYAAEPFFFAQSEDKNSPRTFALVLKWFTISCTILFVAVSVNIDLIAPRFLTSPEYLEGLPVVPVLLMANLFLGVYYNLSVWFKLTDKTYFGTYISFGGAILTIALNFALIPLLGYMGSAIATLVCYATMALVCWWLGERHFPVPYPMSRLLLWLLVAVAVVAGSWALPPLGVWTTHVVHFLITLAFVATVWLVERPERAFRRPQVKAV; encoded by the coding sequence GTGAGCGGACTAGCAAAACGGCTGGCCAGCCAAACTGCCATCTACGGCATCAGCAGCATTGTGGGGCGCGTGCTCAACTTCTTGCTGACGCCGCTTTACACCGGGCGCTTTGCGCCCGCGGCATTCGGCATTATTACCGGGCTGTTCGCTTACATGTCGTTCCTGAACGTAGTATTCACCTACGGCATGGAAACGACGTACCTGCGTTTTGCCAACCGACCAGGCACCGACCGCCGCGACTTATACGACCGGGTGCTCACGCTGCTCCTGTTGAGCAGCGTTGTACTAACGGCCCTGCTGATAGCACTGGCTCCCACGTTGATGCGTCTGCTCGGCATTCCGCCGGGCAGCGAACGGTACGCCGTGTGGCTGGCCCTGATTCTGGGTCTCGATGCCGTGGCGGCCATTCCGTTTGCGCGGCTGCGCCTGGAAAACAAGGCCGTAAAGTTTGCCTCCATCCGGATGGCCAACATCTTGCTGAACGTAGGGCTGAACCTGTTCTTTCTGGTCCTCTGCCCCGATGTGCTGGCCGGCAAGTACCTAACGGGGCTTGCGCCGCTGCTGCGCCCCCTCTACGACCCCAACATTGGCGTGGGCTACGTGTTCCTGTCCAACTTAGCGGCCAGTGCCTTTACGCTGCTGCTGCTGGGCCGCGAGCTGCTCGATTTCCGGCCGCGCCTGGGGGTTACGTACCTAGGGCCGCTGTGGCGCTACGCCTACCCGATCATGCTGATGGGCTTGGCCGGCATGGTCAACGAAACACTCGACCGCGTTCTGCTGGCGCGCTGGTTGCCCGAGGGCTTCTATCCGGGGCGCAGCAGCCTGGCGGCTGTGGGCATTTACGGAGCATGTTACAAGCTTGCTATTCTGATGAGCCTGGTCATTCAGGCTTTCAAGTACGCCGCCGAGCCGTTTTTCTTTGCCCAAAGCGAGGACAAAAACTCGCCCCGCACCTTTGCGCTGGTGCTGAAATGGTTTACCATCAGCTGCACCATTCTTTTCGTGGCAGTAAGCGTCAACATCGATTTGATTGCCCCGCGGTTTCTTACCAGCCCCGAGTACCTGGAGGGCTTGCCTGTGGTGCCGGTGCTGCTGATGGCCAACCTGTTTCTGGGCGTATACTACAACCTGTCGGTGTGGTTTAAGCTCACCGATAAAACCTACTTCGGCACCTACATCAGCTTTGGTGGCGCTATCCTGACCATTGCGCTAAACTTTGCGCTTATTCCGCTGCTGGGCTACATGGGCTCGGCCATTGCTACCCTGGTGTGCTATGCTACTATGGCCTTGGTTTGTTGGTGGCTGGGCGAGCGGCACTTTCCGGTTCCTTATCCAATGAGCCGGCTCCTGCTGTGGCTGCTGGTGGCCGTGGCCGTGGTGGCCGGTAGCTGGGCCCTGCCCCCATTAGGGGTTTGGACAACCCATGTAGTACACTTTCTGATTACGCTCGCTTTTGTGGCCACGGTGTGGCTGGTGGAGCGGCCCGAGCGGGCATTCCGCCGCCCGCAGGTTAAAGCGGTATAA
- the dut gene encoding dUTP diphosphatase, with amino-acid sequence MQVAVINRSHHPLPAYQTEHSAGLDVRANLTEPVTLGPLQRALIPTGLYLEIPAGYEAQVRPRSGLAYKHGIGLVNSPGTIDADYRGEVKVLLVNLSNEAFVVNDGERIAQLVFARYEAIEWQEVTELSETVRGAGGYGSTGTK; translated from the coding sequence ATGCAAGTTGCCGTCATCAACCGTTCGCACCACCCGTTGCCCGCTTACCAAACCGAGCACTCGGCCGGGCTCGATGTGCGCGCCAACCTTACCGAGCCGGTTACCCTAGGTCCGCTGCAACGGGCGCTGATACCGACGGGCCTGTACCTCGAAATTCCGGCCGGCTACGAGGCGCAGGTGCGCCCTCGCAGCGGCCTGGCCTACAAGCACGGCATTGGCCTGGTAAACAGCCCGGGCACCATCGATGCCGATTACCGCGGCGAAGTGAAGGTGCTGCTGGTAAACCTGTCGAACGAAGCTTTTGTAGTAAACGACGGCGAACGTATTGCCCAGCTGGTATTTGCACGCTACGAAGCCATTGAGTGGCAAGAGGTAACCGAGCTGAGCGAAACCGTACGCGGCGCAGGCGGCTACGGCAGCACGGGTACTAAATAG
- a CDS encoding sugar nucleotidyltransferase → MKIIVPMAGMGKRMRPHTLTVPKPLIPIAGKPIVQRLVEDIAKVVGQQVTEVAFIVGRFGEEVEKSLVQIAESVGAKGSIHYQDEPLGTAHAILCAQSALSGPVVVAFADTLFKADFTLDTSADGTIWVQRVEDPRPFGVVKLNEQGHITELIEKPQEFVSDLAIIGIYYFRDGEYLKRELQYLIDNDIKDKGEYQLTNALENMKNQGAVFIPGRVTEWLDCGNKDATVFTNQRYLEYLHEAGEDTVAKSAKLTNTVLIPPVYIGENVVLEHSIIGPHVSVGDGSTVRHSVVVNSIVQKSAAVQNANITNSMIGSFATLTGTPADLSVGDYNALKL, encoded by the coding sequence ATGAAAATCATCGTCCCGATGGCCGGCATGGGCAAGCGCATGCGCCCGCACACGCTCACCGTTCCCAAGCCGTTGATTCCTATTGCTGGTAAACCTATCGTTCAGCGCCTCGTCGAGGACATTGCCAAGGTTGTAGGCCAACAGGTTACGGAGGTTGCGTTTATCGTGGGCCGTTTCGGCGAAGAAGTAGAAAAGAGCCTCGTGCAGATTGCCGAATCGGTAGGTGCCAAAGGCTCTATTCATTACCAGGATGAGCCCCTAGGTACTGCCCACGCCATTTTGTGCGCGCAGTCGGCCCTGAGCGGCCCCGTGGTAGTGGCCTTTGCCGATACCCTCTTCAAAGCCGATTTCACGCTCGACACTTCCGCCGACGGCACCATTTGGGTGCAGCGCGTGGAAGACCCGCGCCCCTTCGGCGTGGTAAAGCTCAACGAGCAAGGCCACATCACCGAACTGATCGAGAAGCCTCAGGAGTTTGTGTCGGACCTAGCCATTATCGGCATTTACTACTTCCGCGACGGCGAGTACCTGAAGCGCGAGCTGCAGTACCTGATCGATAACGACATCAAGGATAAAGGTGAGTACCAGCTCACCAACGCCCTCGAAAACATGAAAAACCAAGGCGCGGTGTTCATCCCCGGCCGCGTGACGGAGTGGCTCGACTGCGGCAACAAGGACGCGACCGTGTTCACCAACCAGCGCTACCTCGAGTACCTGCACGAAGCCGGCGAAGACACGGTGGCCAAATCCGCCAAGCTCACCAATACCGTACTCATTCCGCCGGTATACATCGGCGAGAACGTGGTGCTCGAGCACAGCATTATCGGCCCGCACGTATCGGTGGGCGATGGTTCGACGGTGCGCCACTCGGTAGTGGTCAACAGCATCGTGCAGAAGTCGGCGGCCGTGCAAAACGCCAACATCACCAACTCCATGATCGGCAGCTTTGCCACGCTCACCGGCACCCCCGCCGACCTAAGCGTAGGCGATTACAACGCCCTGAAACTGTAG
- a CDS encoding tetratricopeptide repeat protein, whose product MLGLLMAEPGYAQQKRAAGKAGTEKPRKLTRREKKEMQRQAALEAAKAQQQSQLTEKDREMSAAYFVDGVKYMLLEDYPKAQERLLKAYQIDPNNAAINYKIAENNLLIGNLKDAANFAQAALRLDAKNPYYYLILAQIYATQKQYDQAAQVYTRLIQDVPESKSYLFNLADLYLAQGKLNEALTTFDQAEKEFGTLDEVSFKKQQIYLKQNNLDKALKEGEALISANPEDIRYVLAQAEMYAANNRLPDAIRVANQALRKDPDNPQAHMILADAYRQQGNQAESEKQIKQAFQSPALGIDQKVRILVDYLKQLPNPAVQQTALELADITTRVHPKEAKAYSVAGDVQLLSEKKALARDNYLRALRLDNSHFKIWQQVVLIDAELTQTDSLLRHTNQALELFPNQAVFWFYNGVGHMFAKQPQKAVKALEQGKKLTTDNPELAAQFDTQLGDAYHELKEYDKSDAAYEAALTFDANNAQALNNYSYFLSLRGKDLPRAKELAGKLVKLFPENDTYLDTYAWVLYKSKDYAGARQYLEKAIKTSKDGTVLEHYGDVLYQLGDTAAAVERWQQAKKAGGTSALIDRKIKDRKLYE is encoded by the coding sequence GTGTTAGGCCTGCTCATGGCCGAGCCCGGCTATGCCCAGCAGAAGCGCGCGGCCGGCAAGGCGGGCACCGAAAAACCGCGCAAGCTTACGCGCCGCGAAAAAAAGGAAATGCAGCGCCAGGCAGCCCTCGAAGCGGCCAAAGCCCAGCAGCAAAGCCAGCTTACCGAGAAAGACCGCGAAATGAGCGCGGCCTACTTCGTGGACGGCGTGAAGTACATGCTGCTGGAGGATTACCCCAAGGCCCAGGAGCGGCTGCTGAAGGCGTACCAGATCGACCCGAACAACGCGGCCATCAACTACAAGATTGCCGAAAACAACCTGCTGATCGGCAACCTTAAGGACGCCGCCAACTTTGCACAGGCCGCTTTGCGCCTCGACGCGAAGAACCCGTACTACTACCTGATTCTGGCCCAGATTTACGCTACCCAGAAGCAGTACGACCAGGCCGCGCAGGTATACACGCGCCTGATTCAGGACGTGCCGGAGTCGAAGTCCTACCTGTTCAACCTGGCCGACTTGTATTTGGCGCAGGGCAAGCTCAACGAGGCGTTAACCACCTTCGATCAGGCCGAAAAGGAGTTTGGTACGCTCGACGAGGTGTCGTTTAAAAAGCAGCAGATCTACCTCAAGCAAAACAATCTCGACAAGGCCCTGAAAGAAGGCGAAGCCCTGATTTCGGCCAACCCCGAGGACATCCGCTACGTGCTGGCGCAAGCCGAAATGTACGCGGCCAACAACCGCCTGCCCGATGCTATTCGGGTAGCCAACCAGGCCCTGCGCAAGGACCCCGACAACCCGCAGGCGCACATGATTCTGGCCGATGCGTACCGCCAGCAGGGCAACCAGGCCGAATCGGAAAAGCAGATCAAGCAGGCCTTCCAGAGCCCGGCCCTAGGTATCGATCAGAAGGTACGCATCCTGGTCGACTACCTGAAGCAGCTGCCGAACCCGGCCGTGCAACAAACCGCGCTGGAGCTGGCCGACATCACTACGCGCGTACACCCCAAAGAGGCCAAAGCCTACTCGGTGGCCGGCGATGTGCAATTGCTGTCGGAGAAAAAAGCCCTGGCGCGCGACAACTACCTGCGGGCCCTGCGCCTCGATAACTCGCACTTCAAAATCTGGCAGCAGGTGGTGCTGATTGATGCCGAGCTAACGCAAACCGACTCGTTGCTGCGGCACACCAACCAAGCGCTGGAGCTGTTCCCGAACCAGGCGGTGTTCTGGTTTTACAACGGCGTGGGGCACATGTTTGCCAAGCAGCCGCAAAAGGCCGTAAAGGCGCTGGAGCAGGGCAAAAAACTAACGACAGACAACCCCGAGCTGGCTGCGCAGTTTGATACGCAGCTGGGCGACGCTTACCACGAGCTGAAGGAGTACGACAAGTCGGATGCAGCCTACGAGGCAGCGCTTACCTTCGATGCCAACAACGCGCAGGCCCTGAACAACTACAGCTACTTCCTGTCGTTGCGCGGCAAGGACTTACCTAGGGCCAAAGAGCTTGCGGGCAAGCTGGTTAAGCTTTTCCCCGAAAACGACACTTACCTCGACACCTACGCGTGGGTGTTGTACAAATCCAAAGACTACGCCGGCGCGCGCCAATACCTCGAAAAAGCCATCAAAACCTCGAAAGATGGCACTGTATTGGAGCACTACGGCGATGTGCTGTATCAACTAGGCGATACGGCGGCGGCCGTGGAGCGGTGGCAGCAGGCTAAAAAGGCCGGTGGCACCTCCGCCCTCATCGACCGCAAGATCAAAGACCGAAAACTGTATGAATAG
- a CDS encoding DUF4292 domain-containing protein: protein MNRSWPLLLALAGSLALGACQRRAVPTKSTAATRPQAPEVRARNLEFTYLAAKGKAQINANGEQYTANLNVRMRKDSVIWVSASWLGIEGVRARITPDSVQVMNKLEKTYYAGNFDYLSRQFNVPVTFAQLQALLAGDYLPAAIQTPLTATEEGPVQKVSYQQAGLLVEQLIELNRARLQKLTVQDSGTQSSLDVTYADFQPLEPGGQLFARGVMLQAQQPGRSAATVMINYRNVDLDKERLSFPFSVPAEYGRKNRK, encoded by the coding sequence ATGAATAGAAGCTGGCCGCTACTGCTGGCCTTGGCCGGAAGCCTTGCCCTGGGTGCTTGTCAGCGCCGCGCCGTTCCTACCAAATCTACCGCCGCTACGCGGCCGCAGGCACCCGAAGTGCGTGCCCGCAACCTCGAGTTCACGTACCTGGCGGCCAAAGGCAAAGCGCAGATCAACGCCAACGGCGAGCAATACACGGCCAACCTGAACGTGCGCATGCGCAAGGACAGCGTTATCTGGGTATCGGCTTCGTGGCTGGGTATTGAGGGCGTTCGTGCCCGCATCACCCCCGATTCGGTGCAGGTAATGAACAAGCTGGAAAAGACGTATTACGCCGGCAACTTCGACTACCTGAGCCGCCAGTTTAACGTGCCCGTAACGTTTGCGCAGCTGCAGGCCCTGCTTGCCGGCGATTATTTGCCCGCCGCCATCCAAACCCCGCTCACGGCTACCGAAGAGGGCCCCGTGCAAAAGGTAAGCTACCAGCAAGCCGGCTTGCTGGTGGAGCAGCTGATTGAGCTAAACCGCGCCCGGCTGCAAAAGCTTACCGTGCAGGATAGCGGCACCCAAAGCTCTTTGGATGTAACTTACGCCGACTTTCAGCCGCTCGAGCCGGGTGGCCAGCTGTTTGCGCGTGGCGTTATGCTGCAGGCGCAGCAGCCGGGGCGCTCGGCCGCCACCGTGATGATTAATTACCGCAACGTGGACCTCGACAAAGAACGGCTTTCCTTCCCCTTCTCCGTACCGGCCGAGTATGGGCGTAAAAATCGTAAGTAG